The region TCGTCGCCCGGCGCCGCCACCCGCGCGTAGCCCGCCACGCCCAGGATCTCGATACCGCCCGCCTGGAACTCGGCGACCACCTCGGCCCGTTCTGCCGCCCCGATCCCGGGGTGCACCGGCTCCTCGGGATGCGCGCGCAGCTCCACGCCGTGGTAGCCGTGCGCGGCGGCGAGTCGTACGACGTCGGGGATGGGGAGCCCGGGTACGCCGAGCGTGGAAAATGCCAGCTTCATGCGCACGGACCCTACTCGCGTGCCGATGTCGGCCGTTGTCGATCAAAAGGAGAGTCGAAAGGAAAATCGGTTGTGGGTGGTTCGGGAGGTCCTTTTCCACAAGTACTACGACGTGCCCTTTGCGTCGCTAAGATGCCGAAATCGCTGCCGTGCGGGGGAAGCATGCGACTTGATATCGAAGTGCTCGAAGACGACGGGAGACAGCTTCGCGCACTGCGGCGCTGGCTGATGCGGGATCCGGACACGGCGGGGGCGAGCCTTTCCCTGCGGGACCGTCAGGAACGACCGGGCACCATGGGCGGCGGCCTGGAACTGATCAACGTGGTGCTCAGCAACGCCGTGGGCCTCGGCGGGCTGCTCCTCGCCGTCGCCAACTGGCGTCAGTCGCGTCGGAACGGGCCCGAGGTGCGGGTGGAGCACCGCGGTGTCACCGTGAGCGGAGCCGACCCGCGGCACATCGAACGGTTGGTGCGGCAGCTGTCCGGGCCGGTCTCCGAGGCCGGTGACGACACGCCGGACCCCGGCATGCCCGACCGTCCCCCGGACATGACCGGGACCACGACCGAGACATGACCGAACTCTCGAATCCGGCCCGCAGTCGGGCCCTGCTGATCGGCGCCCTCCTTTTCACGGCGCAGATCGCGCAGGCCCGGGCGGCGGGGGCCGACGTCATCTACTACGGAGGTCAGTACGACGCCGCGGGCCCGCTGAGCAAACAGCTCCACGCCGCGGGCCCGCTGAGCAAACAGCTCCACGCCGCGGATCCCGACGTCCTCCTGGCGGGAGGTGATGGCATCCTGGCGACCGACAAGGCGGACCTGGCCGACGGTGACATCTGCACTGTCGGCGGTGCCTTCCCCGATGCGGTCAACTCGGGCAGGACCTTCATCAAGGACTACAAGGAGGCGGGCTACAAGACTCTCTACGGCCCGTACGGCGGCCATGCCTATGACGCGACCCTGGCCCTGATCCATGCCTTCGAGTTTGTCCATGTCAGCCCCCTCGGCGACACCGTGCCCTCGACCAAACGCGAGAGCCTGCGGGCGTCGGTCCAGTACGTCGACTTCGACGGGGTGATGGGAAAGGTCGGATTCGACGCGAACGGCGATGCCGAGTCTCGGGTGGTGACCGTCTACCGGCTCGACGGCGGGACCTGGAAACCCGTGTGAGCCCGACCGGTCACTCCTGCGGGGGGTGCAGATCCAACCGCCAGTCCTGGCCCGTCAGGTCCGCTCCGAACGAACGGTGCGGTTTCTCGGCGACGAGGACGAAACCGTGGCGCTGGTAGATGCGGCGGGCGGCGGAGAGGACGTCGTTGGTCCACAGGACCAGGTCCCGGTAGCCGCCGTCCCGCGCGAAGCCGATGACGGCCTCGACCAGCCGGTCGCCGATGCGCAGCCCGCGCGCGTCGGGCTCGACCAGCAGGAGGCGGAGGCGGGCGGTCCCGGGCGCGTCGTCGCGTACGCACATCACGCAGCCCACCGGCCGGCCGTCCAGCTCGGCGATCCACACCCGCTCCAGGTGCGGATCGTGGTCCTCGGCGAAGTCCGCCACGATCCGGGCGACCAGTCCCTCGTAGTCGGTGTTCCAGCCGTACTCGGCGGCGTACAGCGCGGCGTTGCGCTGCACGATCCAGCCGAGGTCGCCGGGGCCGGGGTCGCGCAGGACGACATCCTCGCGGCGGGGTGGGCGCCCGGAGGAGAGCAGCGTGCGCACGGTGTGCATCGCCTCGGCGAGTCGGGGGCGGTCGTCGG is a window of Streptomyces mirabilis DNA encoding:
- a CDS encoding bifunctional helix-turn-helix transcriptional regulator/GNAT family N-acetyltransferase; the encoded protein is MTVQDIRSFNRFYTNVIGALDYGRHLYAPYTLTESRVLYELAHSPRTDAADLRTELSLDAGYLSRILNKFEQDGLIERTPSERDPRRRRITLTAQGRETAALLDERSRESVGALLATVPADDRPRLAEAMHTVRTLLSSGRPPRREDVVLRDPGPGDLGWIVQRNAALYAAEYGWNTDYEGLVARIVADFAEDHDPHLERVWIAELDGRPVGCVMCVRDDAPGTARLRLLLVEPDARGLRIGDRLVEAVIGFARDGGYRDLVLWTNDVLSAARRIYQRHGFVLVAEKPHRSFGADLTGQDWRLDLHPPQE
- a CDS encoding effector-associated constant component EACC1, whose amino-acid sequence is MRLDIEVLEDDGRQLRALRRWLMRDPDTAGASLSLRDRQERPGTMGGGLELINVVLSNAVGLGGLLLAVANWRQSRRNGPEVRVEHRGVTVSGADPRHIERLVRQLSGPVSEAGDDTPDPGMPDRPPDMTGTTTET
- a CDS encoding ABC transporter substrate-binding protein yields the protein MTELSNPARSRALLIGALLFTAQIAQARAAGADVIYYGGQYDAAGPLSKQLHAAGPLSKQLHAADPDVLLAGGDGILATDKADLADGDICTVGGAFPDAVNSGRTFIKDYKEAGYKTLYGPYGGHAYDATLALIHAFEFVHVSPLGDTVPSTKRESLRASVQYVDFDGVMGKVGFDANGDAESRVVTVYRLDGGTWKPV